The following coding sequences lie in one Kryptolebias marmoratus isolate JLee-2015 linkage group LG5, ASM164957v2, whole genome shotgun sequence genomic window:
- the si:ch211-81a5.1 gene encoding E3 ubiquitin-protein ligase RNF115: MAEAADTPQPQRRFYCHCCKCETKPGLSDLVCPACESGFVEEVTDDSSLLQNSTPSSAGLPSSSLFSELLFLEHSALLSDPPSSESDSESEDGGDEEEEEEESAGQSVPSPASQVATEGGEQDSALSSESERSPWSGSLEEFLTDLLPDDGNPGATTTGLSSLLQLYSNPGDYAWGQGSLDTFITELFGQLENTGPPPAKTEMISSLPTVHVSQEQIDSRLECPICMEGYSLRESVRKLPCLHHFHGGCIVPWLELHDSCPVCRKSLDGVVNGVPLLPAPPEEIAALREEQEQQERQAI, translated from the exons GATTTAGTCTGCCCCGCGTGTGAGTCTGGCTTCGTGGAGGAAGTAACAGATGATTCCAG cctcCTGCAGAACAGCACGCCGTCCTCTGCGGGTTTACCTTCCAGCTCGTTGTTCTCGGAG CTGCTGTTCCTGGAGCATTCCGCGCTGCTGTCAGACCCGCCGTCCTCCGAGTCGGACTCGGAGTCGGAGGACGGCggggacgaggaggaggaggaggaggagtccgCGGGTCAGAGCGTTCCTTCTCCAGCGTCACAAGTGGCCACAGAGGGAGGGGAGCAGGATTCAGCCCTCAGCTCTGAGTCAGAGAGGTCTCCCTGgtcggg ATCCTTAGAGGAGTTTCTGACTGACCTCCTTCCTGACGATGGAAACCCCGGCGCTACAACAACTGGACT ATCCAGCCTCCTGCAGCTGTACTCGAACCCCGGGGATTACGCGTGGGGTCAGGGAAGTCTCGACACATTCATCACGGAG CTGTTTGGACAGTTGGAGAACACGGGCCCACCCCCAGCGAAGACGGAGATGATCTCATCGCTGCCGACGGTTCACGTCTCCCAAGAACAGATAG acAGCCGACTGGAGTGTCCCATTTGCATGGAGGGTTATTCTTTGAGGGAATCTGTCAGAAAGCTTCCCTGCCTTCATCATTTCCACGGCGGATGTATCGTGCCGTGGCTGGAGCTG CACGACTCTTGCCCAGTGTGCCGCAAAAGTCTCGACGGTGTTGTCAACGGCGTCCCGCTCTTGCCGGCGCCCCCGGAGGAGATCGCCGCCCTGCGGGAGgaacaggagcagcaggagaggCAGGCGATATGA